The proteins below are encoded in one region of Helicoverpa armigera isolate CAAS_96S chromosome 11, ASM3070526v1, whole genome shotgun sequence:
- the LOC135117603 gene encoding E3 ubiquitin-protein ligase Fancl — protein MDKLGLNSSITKTKEDLDLLSVLERLDDSLQQNTQLIQLVKSNLLDEDILNEIKTIVSLGTLRLYFGKTMRDLKIVIEDNDREHEIKVHYKGPKHLIISDVKLPNSSAHEHEFGCITEITELFNQNVKDLARYFYELENIDEFCTVMEPIVKSFKDNYRRIFLDDRTWLHVEVTPEGFATNIHLVGQSECWHNKLQAGLLHWDHDKNIVDNIMAIFDFSQFSHPTSSTSEVPKMDSEDDNSAACGICLSTSLPDVPGLPLPLCQNSLCGVYYHRTCLYQWLVACAGSRPPAFGVANGSCPTCLQPITCSEKDN, from the exons ATGGATAAACTGGGGCTGAATAGCTCTATTACTAAAACTAAAGAAGACTTGGATTTACTATCAGTTTTAGAACGTTTAGACGATTCTTTGCAGCAGAATACACAACTTATACAACTGGTAAAATCGAACCTGCTTGATGAagacattttaaatgaaataaaaactatagtCAGTCTTGGAACACTTCGCTTGTACTTTGGTAAAACTATGAGAGACTTGAAAATTGTAATAGAGGATAATGATAGAGAACACGAAATAAAAGTGCATTACAAAGGCCCTAAACATTTGATTATATCAGATGTAAAGTTGCCCAACTCTTCAGCACATGAACATGAATTTGGATGTATCACAGAGATTACTGAGTTATTCAATCAGAATGTGAAAGACCTGGctagatatttttatgaattagaAAATATTGATGAGTTTTGTACTGTTATGGAACCGATTGTAAAGTCATTCAAGGATAATTACAGAAGAATATTCCTTG ATGATAGGACATGGCTGCATGTGGAGGTGACCCCTGAAGGCTTTGCCACTAATATTCACCTTGTTGGTCAGTCAGAGTGTTGGCACAATAAGCTACAGGCAGGGCTTCTCCATTGGGatcatgataaaaatattgtcgaTAATATTATGGCCATATTTG attTCAGTCAATTTTCACATCCCACGTCAAGTACATCGGAGGTTCCAAAAATGGATAGTGAAGATGATAACTCTGCAGCATGTGGAATATGTTTATCCACAAGTCTACCTGATGTTCCTGGATTGCCACTACCCCTCTGTCAAAATTCATTGTGTGGGGTTTATTACCATAGGACCTGTTTGTATCAG tggtTAGTGGCATGTGCTGGTAGTCGGCCCCCTGCCTTTGGCGTCGCGAATGGAAGTTGTCCAACTTGTCTTCAGCCAATTACGTGCAGTGAAAaagataattaa
- the LOC135117604 gene encoding LOW QUALITY PROTEIN: DIS3-like exonuclease 2 (The sequence of the model RefSeq protein was modified relative to this genomic sequence to represent the inferred CDS: inserted 2 bases in 1 codon), which produces MSHLCDCVSERNFDVNRPSGAQLSTSQPFRSKSSVNNRIQEHQNHCPAKKAQKHASLSRHKQSQGEAAGINSQTYTNSTISDISTQCQNININSENDEVDQGDSPAYPKRKHSKKKERIKNLKIPSREAMNIPQTSESHRAQNDEASLHEFFAHQISPLYASTNSRYLENLRHHPQFQLSQNMQDSREYLTNAQHAASLPNTPNFQATQRPTSASIPSSPVVLVDSMTPKCIQNFLQHPLLSKSFSVRSTEPFKFLTGENADNSDVNTTPKHKRKNKKKAKETGDIKFDPYIXQQRMEAGLKDNVFIEGVLRINPKQFQHAYVSSSDRSEQDILIDGIKNRNRALEGDVVVVQFTDSDNEDSNDDNKQKKGKVVYIKEVVHNRTCIGSLKLMPDKNRQRALFIPRDLRIPRLNIPFTSWPDNFYNDAKTYENTLFLAKILEWTDTRFAMGKIVCNIGQSGDMVTETKAILAQTDLDVKPFGPEVRHLYPRLDYKIPEEEISLREDCRKLCVFSIDPFNCRDIDDAVSCRELENGNYEIGVHIADVAHFLTEDTILDEKVADKATTIYLVEKAYHMLPDDLCMLCSLFPGVDKLAFSVFWEITKDGKVLSHRFAKTVINSCCQLAYEHAQSVLEDKEDSETSFPETYNNFGYADISKVIKILGSVAAKFRKDRFESGALRIDQAKVSFHLNAANGLPDSFWIYESKESHQLIEEFMLLANMTVAERIREDHPSLAFLRCHPKPSGYMLKQLAKSLKPMGIELNINSAGELHRSLLEHVGPDCTDKGKVMVLNMLCAKPMTRAKYFCADGCHDDDFHHYALNVPLYTHFTSPIRRYADIMVHRLLAASLKYRETPKWDVDKVRMIAAQCNKQKYNAKKAGELSTEMYTLKYIEMKSPLVTEAAVVEVREKYIDVIIIAMGLNRRIFFNNDFPGKYQCIKTEGCSRLSKMELTWNATNDLPEIKQVIQVFSILQVELYRGDDMVKVETKLVRPTQEPSP; this is translated from the exons ATGTCTCATCTGTGTGATTGTGTATCTGAAAGAAATTTTGACGTAAACAGGCCATCGGGTGCCCAACTTTCCACGTCGCAACCTTTTCGTTCTAAAAGTTCAGTCAACAATAGGATTCAAGAACATCAGAATCACTGTCCAGCGAAAAAAGCTCAAAAGCATGCCTCGCTTTCACGGCATAAACAATCACAAGGTGAGGCTGCAGGAATAAATTCCCAGACGTATACTAATTCGACGATAAGTGATATATCCACTCAGTgccaaaacataaatataaacagtGAAAACGATGAAGTAGACCAAGGAGACAGCCCAGCCTATCCAAAACGAAAAcattcaaagaaaaaagaaagaataaagaatttaaaaattcctTCAAGAGAAGCTATGAATATACCACAAACATCCGAGTCGCATCGCGCCCAAAACGATGAGGCATCATTGCACGAGTTTTTTGCACACCAAATAAGTCCATTGTATGCATCTACTAATTCTCGGTACCTTGAAAACCTTCGTCATCATCCTCAGTTTCAGCTTTCGCAAAATATGCAGGACTCAAGAGAGTATTTGACTAATGCTCAACATGCTGCAAGTTTACCCAACACTCCAAATTTTCAGGCAACACAAAGACCTACATCAGCTAGTATACCAAGCTCACCAGTTGTTTTAGTTGACTCTATGACTCCTAAATGCATACAAAATTTTCTACAACATCCATTACTTAGCAAATCTTTTAGTGTCAGAAGTACGGAACCTTTCAAATTTTTAACAGGAGAAAATGCAGATAACAGTGATGTCAACACAACCCCTAAACataaaaggaaaaacaaaaagaaagctAAAGAAACTGGTGATATTAAGTTTGACCCTTACAT TCAGCAGAGAATGGAAGCTGGGCTAAAAGATAATGTCTTTATTGAAGGAGTATTGAGGATAAATCCTAAACAATTCCAACATGCATATGTTTCTAGCAGTGACAGAAGTGAACAAGATATTCTTATTGATGGAATAAAAAATCGTAACCGTGCTTTAGAAGGTGATGTTGTAGTTGTACAGTTTACAGACAGTGATAATGAAGACAGCAATGATGACAACAAACAGAAAAAAGGAAAAGTAGTTTATATCAAGGAAGTAGTTCACAACAGAACCTGCATAGGCTCTCTGAAGTTGATGCCTGATAAAAATAGGCAGAGAGCCTTGTTCATTCCACGTGATCTCAGAATTCCAAGGCTTAACATACCATTCACAAGTTGGCCTGACAACTTTTATAATGATGCCAAAACTTATGAGAATACATTGTTTTTAGCCAAAATATTGGAATGGACAGATACCAGATTTGCTATGGGGAAAATTGTTTGTAACATTGGACAGTCTGGAGATATGGTAACAGAAACAAAAGCAATATTAGCTCAAACCGATTTAGATGTTAAGCCATTTGGTCCTGAAGTCAGACATTTGTATCCAAGATTAGATTACAAAATTCCTGAAGAGGAGATATCACTTAGAGAGGACTGTCGGAAATTGTGTGTGTTCAGTATTGATCCATTTAACTGTCGTGATATAGATGATGCTGTCTCTTGTAGAGAACTGGAAAATGGGAATTACGAAATTGGAGTTCACATAGCTGATGTTGCTCATTTCTTAACAGAAGACACTATACTGGATGAAAAAGTGGCAGACAAAGCAACAACTATTTATTTGGTGGAAAAAGCTTATCATATGTTGCCTGATGATCTCTGTATGCTCTGTTCTCTTTTTCCCGGGGTTGACAAATTAGCCTTTTCAGTTTTCTGGGAGATAACTAAAGATGGAAAAGTTCTAAGTCATAGATTTGCAAAAACAGTAATTAACTCTTGTTGTCAATTAGCATATGAACATGCGCAATCAGTACTGGAAGATAAAGAGGATTCTGAAACAAGCTTTCCTGaaacatataataattttggaTATGCTGATatatcaaaagtaataaaaattcttGGGAGTGTTGCTGCAAAATTCCGCAAGGATCGTTTTGAAAGTGGGGCTTTAAGAATTGATCAAGCCAAAGTTTCCTTTCATTTGAATGCTGCTAATGGCTTGCCAGACTCATTTTGGATATACGAGAGTAAAGAAAGCCATCAACTTATTGAAGAATTTATGTTACTTGCTAATATGACTGTAGCTGAAAGAATTCGAGAGGATCACCCATCATTAGCATTTCTGAGATGTCACCCAAAACCCAGTGGGTACATGTTGAAACAACTTGCTAAATCCTTGAAACCAATGGGTATTGAATTAAATATCAACTCTGCTGGTGAGTTGCATCGCTCCCTTTTGGAACATGTTGGTCCAGACTGTACAGACAAAGGCAAAGTGATGGTTTTAAACATGCTGTGTGCTAAGCCTATGACAAGAGCTAAATATTTCTGTGCTGATGGGTGTCATGATGATGACTTTCATCACTATGCTTTAAATGTTCCACTCTATACACATTTCACCAGCCCTATACGAAGATATGCAGATATTATGGTGCACag GTTGCTGGCAGCAAGTTTGAAATATAGAGAGACCCCAAAATGGGATGTAGACAAAGTTCGTATGATTGCAGCCCAATGTAACAAGCAAAAATACAATGCAAAAAAAGCTGGTGAATTGTCAACAGAAATGTATACACTGAAGTACATTGAAATGAAGTCACCATTAGTGACTGAAGCTGCTGTTGTAGAAGtgagagaaaaatatattgatgttaTAATAATAGCCATGGGGTTAAAtagaagaatatttttcaataat GATTTTCCAGGGAAATACCAATGTATTAAAACAGAAGGATGCTCAAGGCTCTCTAAAATGGAATTAACATGGAATGCTACAAATGATTTACCAGAAATCAAACAAGTTATTcaagtattttctattttacaaGTTGAATTATATAGAGGTGATGACATGGTGAAGGTTGAAACCAAACTTGTTAGGCCAACTCAGGAGCCATCTCCGTAA
- the LOC135117605 gene encoding uncharacterized protein LOC135117605, translating to MKENLDPVTSESQSVHSDRQPHSEEENVEVVKDLVHRKVKCVSKKAVKQVAVTKTERALYQKMLQVGVKLSKCRSKVKKQAIKIKALQNITTNPQFLETLDKMSSTSKILTLLQFREHKKEKRPAFHIRGKIVALTILKQSPKGYRFLRKIFILPSRQILIKLINMADINAGINKNLMAQIKKATLKMKPEHKLCVVLLTKCH from the exons atgaaagagaatcttg atcctgtcacttcagaatctcagtctgtacacagtgatagacagcctcatagtgaagaagaaaatgttgaggtggtgaaagatcttg tgcatcgcaaagttaaatgtgttagtaagaaggcggtaaaacaggttgctgttacgaaaactgagcgtgctctgtatcagaaaatgctgcaagttggtgtgaaactcagcaaatgccgtagcaaggttaaaaagcaggcaatcaagatcaaggccctgcaaaatattactacaaaccctcaatttttagaaactctagacaaaatgtctagcacatcaaaaattttaactttgctgcagttcagggagcacaaaaaggaaaaaaggccggcgtttcacattagaggaaaaattgtagctttgactatcctcaagcaaagcccaaaaggatacagattcctgaggaaaatctttatcctgccatcacgccaaattttaataaaattaattaatatggcagatataaatgctggtatcaataaaaatttgatggcacaaataaaaaaagccaCACTTAAAATGAAACCAGAGCACAAATTATGTGTGGTTCTTTTGACGAAATGTCACTAA
- the LOC110370059 gene encoding multifunctional methyltransferase subunit TRM112-like protein, whose product MKLITHNMLTSKCLKGVMTGYPLAINATDVKVTEIDFNPEFITRVIPKLDWEVLWAAANSIGHGDGLPKTLEPKYEENEEFLKKVHKVLLEVEVEEGNLTCPESGRQFPISKGIPNMLLTEAEVQ is encoded by the coding sequence ATGAAGCTCATAACGCATAACATGTTAACATCGAAGTGCTTAAAAGGTGTCATGACTGGATATCCTCTGGCTATAAATGCTACAGATGTAAAAGTAACAGAAATTGACTTTAATCCAGAATTTATAACGCGTGTTATTCCGAAATTGGATTGGGAAGTTCTCTGGGCAGCTGCCAATAGTATTGGCCATGGTGATGGTCTACCCAAAACTTTAGAACCAAAATACGAAGAaaatgaagaatttttgaagaaagTACACAAAGTCTTACTGGAAGTAGAGGTTGAAGAAGGAAATCTCACTTGCCCAGAATCCGGCAGACAGTTTCCCATCTCCAAGGGAATTCCAAATATGTTGTTGACAGAAGCAGAAGTACaataa
- the LOC135117607 gene encoding uncharacterized protein LOC135117607 gives MTPREHRMQQKQWRERKLRSRLKQKRAKILLNHLRENTPETTDDEAVLPIRPESASILESVPEIVARRLSNCDSDVTTCSESIRSTPTMLSDLSPSSSQCGIVSRQKKKGVQASRLRRELSNLIIKKQKETIQAMKKKVHTLQVKLLRATERKKDMDSVTKKRSPLKVKTEVSKRKKLRTAVTTFLQRDDNSKMCPGKKDCVTRNKVKKQKRYLFDTMLNLHKKFLTENSVKISFASFCRLRPFWITVRKISERDTCLCAVHENMQLMFDKLKYLNIISYLNLRELCKNIVCDINSEICILRKCSTCKNKVPNINVFDDSTETTYKSWTVIKENRIIKGKEKEIRRTVKKEIKITKKTLLLKFIEALDKFLQHQYTITHQYLATTQLKANLSVEEIFMHVDFAENYCCKYSDEIQAVHFGASRLQISLHTGVYYYRCPDSSEVKSKSFCTLSECLRHDAGAVFAHMQKILDTICLSHPIKTLHVLSDGPTAQYRNRKAFFLFSQYITQRYGIQIASWNFCEAGHGKGPMDGVGAVIKRTADRLVAHGEDIPDFAAFVKAVETNITNIDISVVTEGNMEDIDKVLTDQGKSISGTLKIHQVTWVVTNPKRIYLRKLTCISCEPGSICSHYSLSKGFIDFVSSPIVTDFIQSQEILSSNNEKVVSRPEINEDVHTSPKTDEENVPVKEVHENVQLNSKFIALKDGMWVIAKFLLKKTEKHFVGQIIGFDDDEPRIKFAKKKQITKDHAVFVWIDPEDIFPVPRDDVMCVLKEPTSGRRGRLLFNNTELKNYRNIE, from the coding sequence ATGACACCTAGAGAACATCGAATGCAGCAAAAACAGTGGAGAGAACGCAAATTAAGGAGTCGATTGAAACAAAAACGtgctaaaatattattaaatcactTAAGAGAGAACACTCCAGAAACTACTGATGATGAGGCAGTTTTACCCATCCGACCAGAATCAGCATCTATCTTAGAAAGCGTCCCTGAGATAGTGGCCCGTCGACTGTCTAATTGTGACAGTGATGTTACCACATGCTCGGAATCAATTAGATCGACACCGACAATGCTGTCAGACCTTAGTCCAAGCTCTTCACAATGTGGGATAGTAAGCCGACAAAAGAAAAAAGGTGTACAAGCATCAAGACTAAGAAGAGAGTTATCaaatttgataataaaaaaacaaaaagagaCAATACAGGCTATGAAGAAAAAAGTACATACCTTACAAGTGAAGTTATTGAGAGCAACTGAACGAAAGAAAGACATGGATAGTGTTACGAAAAAGAGAAGCCCTCTCAAGGTAAAAACAGAAGTATCAAAGCGAAAGAAACTTCGTACAGCCGTTACTACATTCCTTCAAAGAGATGACAATAGCAAAATGTGCCCCGGAAAAAAAGATTGTGTCACcagaaataaagtaaaaaagcaaaaaagatACCTCTTTGACACTATGCTAAACCTACACAAGAAATTCCTGacagaaaatagtgttaaaattaGCTTTGCTTCTTTTTGCCGACTAAGACCTTTTTGGATTACAGTACGAAAAATATCTGAAAGAGACACATGTCTTTGCGCGGTTCATGAAAACATGCAACTTATGTTTGACAAATTAAAGTACCTCAACATAATTTCCTATCTGAATTTAAGGGAGCTCTGTAAAAATATAGTATGTGATATCAATTCAGAGATATGCATATTACGCAAATGCTCGACGTGTAAGAACAAAGTCccaaatattaatgtttttgatgattCGACTGAAACTACTTATAAATCATGGACAGTGATTAAGGAAAATCGGATAATAAAAGGCAAGGAAAAAGAAATACGCAGAACAgtgaagaaagaaataaaaataacgaaaaagaCATTGCTGTTGAAGTTCATTGAAGCTTTGGACAAATTTTTGCAACACCAGTACACTATAACGCATCAGTACTTAGCTACAACTCAACTTAAGGCTAATCTTTCTGTGGAAGAGATTTTCATGCACGTCGACTTCGCAGAAAATTATTGTTGCAAGTATTCCGATGAAATTCAAGCAGTACACTTCGGTGCTTCAAGGCTGCAAATAAGTTTACATACCGGTGTGTATTACTACAGATGCCCTGACAGTAGTGAGGTGAAGAGTAAATCTTTTTGCACGCTTTCGGAATGCTTGCGGCATGACGCTGGTGCAGTTTTTGCTCACATGCAAAAAATTCTGGATACGATATGTTTGTCACATCCTATAAAAACTTTGCATGTGTTAAGCGATGGGCCTACAGCACAATATAGGAATAGGAAGGCGTTTTTTCTATTTTCTCAATATATCACGCAGCGCTACGGTATACAAATTGCTTCATGGAACTTTTGCGAAGCCGGTCATGGCAAGGGTCCGATGGACGGAGTTGGAGCGGTTATAAAAAGGACAGCAGATCGGTTAGTAGCTCATGGAGAAGATATCCCTGATTTTGCCGCTTTCGTTAAAGCCGTAGAGACAAACATAACTAACATTGACATTTCTGTTGTGACTGAAGGGAACATGGAAGACATAGACAAAGTTTTGACTGACCAAGGAAAAAGCATAAGCGGCACCTTAAAAATTCACCAGGTCACTTGGGTTGTTACCAATCCTAAAAGGATTTATTTGAGAAAACTCACATGCATTTCTTGTGAACCTGGTAGCATTTGCTCTCACTATTCACTGTCAAaaggttttattgattttgtcaGCAGCCCAATTGTAACCGATTTTATCCAATCGCAAGAGATATTGAGTTCCAATAATGAAAAAGTTGTTTCGCGgcctgaaataaatgaagacGTTCATACAAGTCCAAAAACAGATGAAGAAAACGTGCCAGTGAAGGAAGTACACGAGAACGTGCAACTTAATTCAAAGTTTATAGCACTAAAGGATGGGATGTGGGTTATTGccaagtttttgttaaaaaaaacggaAAAGCATTTCGTTGGTCAAATAATTGGATTTGATGACGATGAGCCCAGGATAAAATTCgcgaaaaagaaacaaattacaaaagatCATGCTGTTTTCGTTTGGATAGACCCTGAGGACATATTTCCTGTTCCTCGCGATGATGTAATGTGTGTTTTGAAAGAGCCTACATCCGGTCGGCGGGGACGATTGTTGTTTAACAATACCGAGCTtaaaaattacagaaatattGAGTAA